In Solanum pennellii chromosome 7, SPENNV200, the following are encoded in one genomic region:
- the LOC107024408 gene encoding phospholipid:diacylglycerol acyltransferase 1-like produces MSILRRRKGTENKKTEPEYEEFKEKKSLRKLKGRGRWSCVDGCCWFVGCICCIWWLLLFLYNAMPASFPQYVTEAITGPLPDPPGVKLAKEGLRAKHPVVFVPGIVTGGLELWEGHQCAEGLFRKRLWGGTFGELYKRPLCWVEHMSLDNETGLDPSGIRIRPVSGLVAADYFAPGYFVWAVLIANLARIGYEEKNMYMAAYDWRISFQNTEVRDQTLSRIKSNIELMVASSGGKKVVIIPHSMGVLYFLHFMKWVEAPAPMGGGGGSDWCAKHLKAVMNIGGPFLGVPKAVSGLFSAEAKDIAAARSMAPSFLENEMFNFQTLQHVMRMTRTWDSTMSMIPKGGDTIWGGLDWSPEEGHECNEKKPKNNSTQTSESDRTRKSANATRVKYGRLISFGKHVANLHSSEIERIDFRDALKGKSHANSTCRDVWTEYHDMGIGGVKAVADYKVYTAGSVLDLLHFVAPKLMKRGSAHFSYGIADDLDDKKYEHYKYWSNPLETKLPNAPGMEIFSMYGVGIPTERAYVYKLSPGGDCYIPFQIDTSAEGGSESPCLKGGVFHIDGDETVPILSAGYMCVKGWRGKTRFNPSGIHTFIREYNHAPPANLLEGRGTQSGAHVDIMGNFALIEDIIRVAAGATGEDLRGDQVYSGIFKWSERIKLKL; encoded by the exons atgtcAATACTAAGGCGTAGGAAAGGCACAGAAAACAAGAAAACAGAGCCGGAGTATGAAGAATTTAAGGAGAAGAAGAGTTTGAGGAAGTTAAAGGGGAGGGGGAGATGGAGTTGCGTGGATGGTTGTTGTTGGTTTGTTGGTTGTATATGTTGTATATGGTGGTTATTGTTGTTTCTTTACAACGCAATGCCGGCATCTTTTCCACAGTATGTGACGGAGGCGATAACGGGGCCCTTGCCGGATCCACCAGGAGTCAAATTGGCTAAGGAAGGGCTAAGAGCTAAGCATCCAGTGGTATTTGTACCTGGTATTGTCACTGGTGGACTTGAGTTGTGGGAAGGACATCAATGTGCTGAAGGTTTGTTTAGGAAGAGACTATGGGGTGGTACTTTTGGTGAATTGTACAaaag ACCTCTTTGCTGGGTGGAACATATGTCACTTGATAATGAAACTGGATTGGATCCTTCTGGTATAAGGATTAGACCTGTCTCTGGGCTTGTAGCAGCTGATTACTTTGCTCCAGGTTATTTTGTTTGGGCTGTTTTAATTGCCAATTTGGCTCGCATTGGATATGAGGAGAAAAACATGTATATGGCTGCCTATGATTGGAGGATCTCATTTCAGAACACTGAG GTGCGAGATCAAACCCTAAGCAGAATTAAAAGTAACATAGAACTCATGGTGGCTTCAAGTGGTGGGAAAAAGGTGGTTATAATTCCGCACTCAATGGGTGTTCTATACTTCTTGCATTTCATGAAATGGGTAGAGGCGCCAGCTCCAATGGGTGGAGGAGGTGGATCAGATTGGTGTGCTAAACATTTAAAAGCAGTAATGAACATTGGAGGACCCTTTTTGGGTGTCCCGAAAGCAGTCTCAGGTTTATTCTCAGCTGAAGCCAAGGATATTGCTGCTGCCAG GTCTATGGCCCCAAGTTTCTTAGAAAATGAAATGTTCAACTTTCAAACTTTACAGCATGTAATGCGAATGACTCGTACATGGGATTCAACAATGTCAATGATACCTAAAGGTGGGGACACAATCTGGGGTGGACTGGATTGGTCCCCTGAAGAAGGCCATGAATGTAATGAAAAGAAGCCAAAGAATAATAGCACCCAGACATCAGAGAGTGACAGGACCAGAAAGTCGGCTAATGCTACTCGTGTGAAGTATGGAAGATTAATATCATTTGGGAAGCATGTAGCTAATTTGCACTCATCAGAGATTGAGAGGATTGACTTCAGA GATGCTCTTAAAGGTAAAAGTCATGCCAATTCCACTTGCCGTGATGTGTGGACTGAGTACCATGATATGGGTATTGGAGGTGTCAAAGCTGTTGCAGATTACAAAGTTTACACAGCTGGATCTGTTTTGGATCTTCTTCATTTTGTTGCACCAAAGTTGATGAAGCGTGGTAGTGCTCATTTTTCATATGGAATTGCTGATGATCTGGATGACAAAAAATACGAACACTACAAATATTGGTCAAATCCCCTGGAAACAAA ATTGCCCAATGCACCAGGGATGGAGATCTTCTCAATGTATGGAGTTGGAATCCCAACTGAAAGAGCCTATGTATACAAACTAAGTCCTGGTGGAGATTGCTATATTCCTTTCCAGATAGATACTTCGGCTGAGGGTGGAAGTGAAAGTCCTTGCTTGAAAGGCGGTGTCTTTCATATAGATGGAGATGAGACTGTACCTATTCTAAGTGCAGGTTACATGTGTGTGAAAGGGTGGAGAGGAAAGACCCGATTTAATCCATCAGGCATCCATACATTTATAAGAGAGTACAATCACGCCCCTCCAGCTAATCTTTTAGAGGGAAGGGGAACGCAAAGTGGTGCACACGTTGATATAATGGGAAATTTTGCACTTATTGAAGATATCATTAGAGTAGCTGCTGGGGCTACTGGAGAAGACCTGAGAGGAGATCAAGTATACTCGGGTATTTTCAAGTGGTCTGAAAGGATTAAACTGAAGCTTTAG
- the LOC107025139 gene encoding uncharacterized protein LOC107025139: protein MAAPLNLEEGQSSHRPPRFNGHFYSWWKVRMHDYLMAEDSELWDIVLDGPFVPMMDKKDGEKTITVPKPRQKYDEADRKKIEKGFKAKTLLVCGIGPDEYNRVSAFESAKEIWGCLKTAHEGTEQVKESKIDMLTSQYENFKMKEGETIHDMFTKLSSITNELRSLGEPISMTKQVRKVLRILPKSWESKVDAITEAKDLKVLTMDALIGNLKTHEMNRNYDLSKKEAKKDKSLMLKYKSDEDSSDDDDMAYLISRFQKIVRRNKIYKKGTNGTRNAAQGDTCYKCGKSGHFIRECPLLKNENKEHQKHRGDKENRRDLVPGNRDRKAAADMVVKRALAAWGDSSSDSEDPDEPKDVSMVAVHEEGTVFNEITLAKVMLDSVIELTSERDTMIVELEILTENKGQFEDTMSRMASLELNNSELKNQLCQFTEEAEKLNGKPNGLQAEIHEKLKNSETNLRLSLEKNNKLEQDIVKLKEELEKSLKWTKSSKLLSNVTNQSNFNKKGLGSLNISPPYNPHSKYVFVSDNLLCLHCGKNGHLKNECVNWRNSCERYSNYAERQNAPNERPGPTEPVSTHRFSKKKSVHAPRSFVRKIQSLPYWTKNYLITPLSAYWELKLKWNFLSLKTLQGGGVSFGDGKKGYILGVGKVGRSLEDSIDNVYHVDGLKYSLLSVSQICDKGNEVKFTSEKCTVVSLTTNKVILTAHRSKNMYVANLEASHGDDLTCLSAQNENADLWHRRLGHVSSSLLNKLISKDLVRGLPKLKFAENKICEACVKGKQIRSSFKPKNQVTSSRTLELLHMDLCGPLKVQSRNGKKYILVIVDDYSRYTWTRFLRSKADTAEELVVFFKMIQTKLNQVVCSIRSDHGTEFENSTLDRFCIENGTSHNFSAPRTPQQNGVVERKNRTLVNIARTMIIESNLPQSFWAEAVNTACHMFCAE from the exons atggctgctccacttaATCTCGAAGAAGGTCAGTCGTCACACAGACCTCCtcgtttcaatggacatttctacagttggtggaaagttagaatgcatgaCTACCTCATGGCTGAAGACAGCGAGTTATGGGATATTGTACTGGATGGACCATTTGTTCCAATGATGGATAAAAAGGATGGAGAGAAGACTATTACTGTTCCAAAGCCTAGGCAGAAATATGACGAAGCTGAcaggaaaaagattgaaaaaggtTTCAAAGCTAAAACTCTTCTGGTTTGTGggataggacctgatgagtATAACAGAGTGTCAGCCTTTGAGTCTGCTAAAGAAATTTGGGGTTGCTTGAAGACTGCAcatgaaggaactgaacaagtcaaagaatcTAAGATTGACATGCTTACCTCACAATATGagaacttcaaaatgaaggaaggagaaacaATACATGACATGTTCACCAAGCTGTCTTCCATTACAAATGAGCTGCGAAGTCTGGGTGAACCTATAAGCATGACCAAACAAGTCAGGAAAGTGCTTCGAATTCTTCCAAAGTCTTGGGAGAGCAAAGTTGATGCCATTACAGAAGCCAAGGACTTGAAGGTGCTGACTATGGATGCTTTGATTGGTAATCTGAAAACACATGAGATGAATCGAAACTATGATTTGTCAAAGAAGGAAGCCAAGAAGGACAAGTCATTGATGCTAAAGTATAAATCAGATGAAGATtcaagtgatgatgatgatatggcataCCTCATTagtagatttcaaaaaattgtgaggagaaacaaaatttataaaaagggAACTAATGGGACTCGAAATGCTGCTCAAGGTGATACTtgctacaagtgtggaaaaTCTGGGCATTTCATCAGAGAGTGTCCTTTGCTTAAGAATGAAAACAAGGAACATCAAAAACACAGGGGTGACAAGGAAAacagaagggacctggtacctgGTAACAGAGATCGTAAAGCTGCTGCTGATATGGTTGTCAAAAGggctcttgctgcatggggGGATTCTTCTAGTGACTCAGAAGATCCTGATGAGCCAAAGGATGTGTCAATGGTTGCTGTGCATGAGGAGGGAACTGtcttcaatgaaat aacctTGGCAAAAGTCATGTTAGATTCTGTGATAGAGTTAACATCTGAAAGAGATACCATGAttgttgaacttgaaattttaacTGAAAACAAAGGTCAATTTGAAGACACAATGTCAAGAATGGCGTCTCTAGAGTTAAATAACTCTGAACTTAAGAATCAGTTGTGTCAGTTTACTGAAGAAGCTGAAAAGCTGAATGGAAAGCCAAATGGATTGCAAgctgaaattcatgaaaaattgaagaactCTGAGACAAATCTCAGGTTGTCACTTGAAAAGAATAACAAATTAGAACAGGATATTGTGAAACTTAAGGAggaacttgaaaaatctcttaagtggacCAAATCCTCAAAGTTGCTGTCAAATGTGACAAATCAGAGTAATTTTAATAAGAAAGGACTAGGAAGTCTGAACATAAGTCCTCCTTATAATCCTCATAGTAAGTATGTGtttgtgtctgacaatctgtTGTGTTTGCATTGTGGTAAGAATGGACATTTGAAGAATGAGTGTGTTAATTGGAGAAACTCATGTGAAAGATACTCTAATTATGCTGAAAGACAAAATGCACCAAATGAGAGACCTGGTCCTACAGAGCCTGTCTCAACTcacagattttcaaagaaaaaatctgttCATGCTCCTAGGTCTTTTGTTAGAAAGATTCAAAGTCTACCATATTGGACCAAGAACTATCTGATCACTCCTTTGTCTGCCTACTGGGAACTCAAGctgaaatgg aacttcctctcactcaagaccCTCCAAGGAGGAGGTGTCTCATTTGGTGATGGCaagaaggggtacattttgggagttggcAAAGTAGGAAGATCTCTTGAAGATTCAATTGACAATGTTTACCATGTGGATGGGTTGAAGTACAGCTTGTTGAGTGTGTCACAAATCTGTGACAAAGGGAATGAGGTCAAATTCACTTCTGAGAAATGCACTGTGGTGAGTCTAACTACAAACAAAGTAATTCTCACTGCACacagaagtaaaaatatgtatgtggCAAACTTAGAAGCATCTCATGGAGATGATCTGACATGTCTTAGTGCTCAGAATGAGAATGCTGATCTCTGGCATCGTAGACTGGGGCATGTAAGCTCATCTTTATTGAACAAACTGATTTCTAAGGACCTGGTCCGAGGTCTGCCCAAACTGAAGTTTGCTGAAAATAAAAtctgtgaagcttgtgttaAAGGAAAACAGATCAGATCATCTTTTAAGCCCAAAAATCAAGTAACATCATCAAGAACACTAGAGCTGCTTCATATGGACTTGTGTGGACCCCTGAAGGTTCAAAGCAGAAATGGCAAGAAGTACATCTTGGTGATTGTTGATGATTATTCAAGATACACCTGGACAAGATTTTTGAGATCAAAGGCAGACACAGCTGAAGAGTTGGTGGTATTCTTTAAAATGATTCAAACCAAATTGAATCAAGTTGTTTGCAGCATTCGATCTGATCATGGCACAGAGTTTGAAAACTCAACACTGGATAGATTctgtattgaaaatggtacaagcCACAATTTCTctgctccaagaactcctcaacaaaatggagtagtggAAAGGAAGAACAGAACCTTGGTGAACATTGCCAGAACTATGATTATTGaatcaaatcttcctcaaagttTCTGGGCTGAAGCTGTTAACACAGCATGCCAT ATGTTTTGTGCTGAATAA
- the LOC107025138 gene encoding uncharacterized protein LOC107025138: MARINSWTTKKLSYAGRTQLVKIVLFGVQSYWAQLFIIPAKIIKLIEGLCRSYLWSGVGYVTKKALIAWEKVCCPKYEGGMGLINMKVWNRAAIAKLCWDLANKEDKLWIKWIHAYYIKGQSDWQMRNHASWMIKKVMNAKHIVDQVQQVQNKGKGVIRQIYCYMKGEQQRPAWNCLMFNNAARPKAYFTMWIMMNQKLATVDRLTQWGVVVDKICVLCKNAEESIEYLCLQCQFARKLWERLLGWIDQQNAFPMSWGQFLQWCIQHGKGKSSTAQLFKIVKIEGVYGLWIERNNRIFEHKSKMKENIAKEIAYVTIARASSSITKVVSQ; this comes from the coding sequence ATGGCAAGAATCAACTCAtggacaacaaaaaaattgtcttatGCAGGAAGAACACAACTAGTTAAGATTGTATTGTTTGGAGTGCAGTCATACTgggcacaacttttcattattcctgcaaagataattaaattgatTGAAGGTCTTTGTAGAAGTTATTTGTGGTCAGGGGTTGGTTATGTTACAAAAAAGGCTCTAATAGCATGGGAGAAAGTGTGCTGTCCTAAATATGAAGGCGGTATGGGATTGATTAATATGAAAGTTTGGAATAGAGCTGCAATAGCTAAATTATGTTGGGACTTAGCAAACAAAGAAGACAAGCTATGGATCAAATGGATACATGCATATTATATAAAGGGGCAGAGTGACTGGCAGATGAGAAACCATGCAAGCTGGATGATAAAGAAAGTAATGAATGCAAAGCATATAGTTGATCAAGTTCAGCAAGTAcaaaataagggaaaaggggTGATCAGGCAAATATATTGTTACATGAAAGGTGAGCAACAAAGGCCTGCATGGAATTGTCTCATGTTTAACAATGCAGCAAGGCCTAAAGCTTACTTCACAATGTGGATTATGATGAATCAAAAGCTAGCAACAGTTGATAGACTAACTCAATGGGGAGTTGTAGTAGACAAGATCTGTGTGTTATGCAAGAATGCTGAAGAGAGTATAGAGTATTTGTGTTTACAATGTCAATTTGCCAGGAAGCTGTGGGAGAGACTACTAGGATGGATAGACCAACAAAATGCTTTCCCAATGTCATGGGGACAGTTTCTGCAGTGGTGTATTCAACATGGGAAAGGGAAGAGTTCAACAGCACAACTATTCAAGATTGTAAAGATTGAAGGCGTCTATGGTTTGTGGATTGAGAGAAACAACAGAATCTTTGAGCACAAGAGcaaaatgaaggaaaatataGCTAAAGAGATAGCCTATGTAACTATTGCTAGAGCTTCTTCTAGTATTACAAAAGTTGTAAGTCAATGA